The genomic interval CCCGCGAGCGCGACGGCGGTGTCGGCGAACGCGCTCGCGGAGTGGGGGAGGTTCGCCACGACACGGTCGGCCCACCCCTCGTAGTCGGTCGCTATCTCGCGCACGTCGCCCTCGCGGGCGGTGACCCGCTCGGCGACGCCGTTGCGCTCGGCGTTCCCGCGGAGGTACTCGACGGCGACGGGGTTGAGGTCGCAGGCCACTACGTCGGTGCCCCGCTTCGCCATCGGGACGGCGAAGGGGCCGACGCCGGCGAACATGTCGAACGCGTGCTCGTCCGCCTCCACCTGCTCGACCACGCGGTGGCGCTCCGTCGCCAGGCGCGGCGAGAAGTACACCTCCGCGATGTCGAGCAGGAACTCCGTGCCGTACTCCGTGTGGACGGTTTCGGTGCCGTTCCCGGCGAGCACGTCCCACTCGCGCACGCGGTACTCGCCCTTCACCTTCGACGCGCGGTTGACGACGGTGTCGCAGGGGAGGTCGGAGGCCATCACGGCGTCGGCTATCTCCCGGGCGCGGGCGTCGTCGTCCTCGTCGAGCACGACGATGCGCCCCAGCCGTTCGAGCGACGGCTCGAAACCCAGGATATCGGCCGGGAGTGTGTGTGTCTGGCGGCGCTCGGCGTCGAACGGGACCACCTCGTACTCCGCCGGCACGGCGTCGGCGTCGGCCACGGGGAGGTAGAGCCAGCCGTCCGCGACGGTGATGTCGTACGCCTCGGCCAGCAGGTCCCGCTCGGCGAGCGCCTGTCGGGTCGCCTCGCCCGCCTGCGGGCGGACGCGGACGCACGGGACGGTCATCGCCGGCTCTCCGCGACCGGCGGCGGTAAGGCTGACGTTTCACCGCGTTTATTCGCGGCGGGAGCGAGGGTCGGCCATGCTCACGTTCGTCGGCCTCGGCCTGTGGGACGAGGACTCGATAACCGTCGAGGGCCGCGATGCGCTCCGCGCTGCCGACCGCGTCTTCGCGGAGTTCTACACCTCGCGGCTGATGGGAACCGACGTCGAGTCGCTCGCCGACCACCACGGCGTCGATATCGAGGTTCGCGACCGCGTCGGGGTCGAACAGGAACCGGAACCGGTACTCGACGCCGCGGCGGCCGGCGACGCCGTCTTCCTCACCGCCGGGGACACGATGATATCGACCACGCACGTCGACCTGCGGCTCCGCGCGCACGACCGCGGGGTCGAGACACGGGTGATACACGGGACGACCGCGGAGGCCGCCGCGGCCTCGCTCACCGGCCTCCAGAACTACCGCTTCGGGAAGGCGACGACGCTCCCGTTCCCGTACGCCCACGGGGCCGACACGGTCCCGGGGTCGGTGTGCGACGTCCTCGACGACAACCGCGAGCGCGGCCTCCACACGCTCGTCTACCTCGACATCAAACAGGAGCGCGGCGAGTACATGACCGCCGATGTCGCGGCCGACCTGCTCGCCGAGGGGTACGGGGACGTCCTCGCCGTCGCGGTGTGTCGGGCCGGCTCCCCCGACCCGCGCGTCGAGGCGGACCGCCTGAGCGCGCTCGCCGAGCGCGACTTCGGCGACCCGCTCCACCTGCTGGTGGTGCCGGGCGACCTCCACCACATCGAGTCCGACGCGCTCCGGGCGCTCGCGGGCGCACCCGACGACATCACGGAGCCGGTCTGACGGCTTACTCCTCGTTCTTCCCGCCGTCGGCGAGCGCGCCGCCCTGCGGCGGGTCGCCGCCGCCGAGGTCGTACTCGGTTCCGGTGACGAGGTAGAGGACATCGGCCACGACGGCCTTCAGCTCGGGGACGTAGCGGAGCACGGCGAGGAGGATGGCCACGAGCGCGACCACGGACGCCGACTGGGCGAGTACCTTGTCCGCGATGTAGTAGGAGGCGAGCTCGGGGCTGGAGCCGGTCGCGCCGAACACCCCGATGACCTGCGGGACGAACACCTGGAACCACTGCGCGCCGAACGCCGCCGCGATGAAGACGTTGCGGACGATGTTGAGCACCCAGATGGTCGGCACGGAGACGAGCAGCGCCTTCGCCTTCCGCTCGCGGGAAGCGTCCACGGCGAGAATCAGTCCCGCGAGGATGGCGATGCTCCCCAGTCCCGTGCAGGCGAGCAGTATCTCCGTCGAGCGCGCCGCGTCCGTCCCGGGGTTGAACAGGATGACGCTGTCGACGCCCTCGCCGTTGCCGACGATTACCGGGTCGTAGCCCAGCAGCTCGATGCCCCACTGTGCCTGGACGGCGACGAGTTCGATGAGCGGCTCGAACAGCGGGTCGAGCGTCGTCGCGGGGAGGTAGATGACGCCCATGACGGCGACGGCTCGCGAGAGGACGAACAGCGAGTCGCGCCCGCGGTAGAGGAGGTAGCCGGTGTACGCACACGCGGGGACGGCGACGACCGAGAGGCCCGCCTCGATGAAGGAGGCCTTCGCGAACCAGAAGTGCGGGACCAGCGTCCCCCAGAAGACGCCGAAGACGACCCACGCGCCGGCCGTGACGAGGCGGCCGGCCCGGGCGTCGTAGCGCGGGAGGAGGACGCCGCCGGCGAAGGCGACGACGACGACCCACGCGAGGACCGTCGTCAGGAGGGACGTAGCCATGTCGTTCGTTCCTGCGTGCTTCGGGGGTAAATCCTTCCCGGT from Halosegnis marinus carries:
- a CDS encoding class I SAM-dependent methyltransferase yields the protein MTVPCVRVRPQAGEATRQALAERDLLAEAYDITVADGWLYLPVADADAVPAEYEVVPFDAERRQTHTLPADILGFEPSLERLGRIVVLDEDDDARAREIADAVMASDLPCDTVVNRASKVKGEYRVREWDVLAGNGTETVHTEYGTEFLLDIAEVYFSPRLATERHRVVEQVEADEHAFDMFAGVGPFAVPMAKRGTDVVACDLNPVAVEYLRGNAERNGVAERVTAREGDVREIATDYEGWADRVVANLPHSASAFADTAVALAGDDCVVHLYDIQHEDDPFAAGKRALREAAGEEYEVRTETERVVRSYAPHEVNVCLDARLVRR
- the dph5 gene encoding diphthine synthase, which encodes MLTFVGLGLWDEDSITVEGRDALRAADRVFAEFYTSRLMGTDVESLADHHGVDIEVRDRVGVEQEPEPVLDAAAAGDAVFLTAGDTMISTTHVDLRLRAHDRGVETRVIHGTTAEAAAASLTGLQNYRFGKATTLPFPYAHGADTVPGSVCDVLDDNRERGLHTLVYLDIKQERGEYMTADVAADLLAEGYGDVLAVAVCRAGSPDPRVEADRLSALAERDFGDPLHLLVVPGDLHHIESDALRALAGAPDDITEPV
- the artA gene encoding archaeosortase A, with product MATSLLTTVLAWVVVVAFAGGVLLPRYDARAGRLVTAGAWVVFGVFWGTLVPHFWFAKASFIEAGLSVVAVPACAYTGYLLYRGRDSLFVLSRAVAVMGVIYLPATTLDPLFEPLIELVAVQAQWGIELLGYDPVIVGNGEGVDSVILFNPGTDAARSTEILLACTGLGSIAILAGLILAVDASRERKAKALLVSVPTIWVLNIVRNVFIAAAFGAQWFQVFVPQVIGVFGATGSSPELASYYIADKVLAQSASVVALVAILLAVLRYVPELKAVVADVLYLVTGTEYDLGGGDPPQGGALADGGKNEE